A genomic stretch from Cellulomonas sp. KRMCY2 includes:
- a CDS encoding substrate-binding domain-containing protein produces the protein MTGICTYNDETAFAVLAGARRLGLAVPADLAVIGVDNIPLAPLAEPPLTTVDQNTDALAAHLAREVAHDVLGTPAPRPLPADAVTIVVRESA, from the coding sequence GTGACCGGCATCTGCACCTACAACGACGAGACCGCATTCGCTGTGCTCGCCGGTGCGCGCAGGCTGGGCCTGGCAGTCCCCGCCGATCTCGCGGTCATCGGCGTCGACAACATCCCACTTGCTCCCCTGGCGGAACCGCCCCTCACGACGGTCGACCAGAACACTGACGCGCTCGCCGCCCACCTGGCGCGTGAGGTGGCCCACGACGTGCTCGGCACGCCCGCTCCCCGGCCGCTGCCGGCGGACGCAGTCACGATCGTCGTGCGCGAGTCCGCCTGA
- a CDS encoding heme-degrading domain-containing protein, with protein MNDKDAAAREVRDGIEEIERQEAELVLGSFTLATAWEIGSSIVHQAQARGLGAVVDIRRPSQVLFHAALPGATADNDRWVERKTATVFRFEVSTLLLQRRFAEAGISPSDHGWLDPAVHTLAGGAFPVVVAGAGLVAVATVSGLTDLEDHMLVVEALRAHLAGQVRR; from the coding sequence GTGAACGACAAGGACGCAGCCGCGCGGGAGGTGCGCGACGGGATCGAGGAGATCGAGCGACAGGAGGCCGAGCTCGTGCTCGGGTCGTTCACCCTCGCCACCGCCTGGGAGATCGGCAGCAGCATCGTGCACCAGGCGCAGGCCCGCGGCCTTGGTGCGGTCGTCGACATCCGCCGCCCGTCCCAGGTGCTGTTCCACGCCGCGCTGCCCGGGGCTACAGCGGACAACGACCGCTGGGTCGAGCGCAAGACGGCGACCGTGTTCCGCTTCGAGGTCAGCACGCTGCTCCTGCAGCGGCGGTTCGCCGAGGCCGGCATCTCGCCGTCGGACCACGGCTGGCTCGACCCCGCGGTGCACACCCTGGCGGGTGGGGCGTTCCCCGTGGTCGTCGCCGGTGCCGGGCTCGTGGCGGTCGCAACCGTGTCCGGCCTGACCGACCTGGAGGACCACATGCTGGTCGTCGAGGCCCTGCGGGCGCACCTGGCCGGGCAGGTGCGCAGGTGA
- a CDS encoding putative quinol monooxygenase encodes MYCLLVRFRVHDEVAARHFDQLTATAVAEITAKEPGTLVYATHRPTGEPLTRVFYEVYRDDEAFQAHEHAPHVIDFHARKAELLAGPADVEVLTLGPLKERSSGPGRS; translated from the coding sequence ATGTACTGCCTACTCGTGCGATTCCGAGTGCATGACGAGGTCGCCGCACGGCACTTCGACCAGCTGACCGCCACGGCGGTGGCCGAGATCACCGCCAAGGAGCCGGGGACGTTGGTGTACGCCACGCACCGGCCCACCGGCGAGCCGCTGACTCGCGTGTTCTACGAGGTCTATCGCGACGACGAGGCCTTCCAGGCCCACGAGCATGCGCCGCATGTCATCGACTTCCACGCGCGCAAGGCGGAGCTGCTCGCTGGCCCCGCCGACGTCGAGGTCCTGACCCTCGGGCCGCTCAAGGAGCGCTCCTCCGGCCCCGGGAGGTCGTGA
- a CDS encoding ABC transporter substrate-binding protein, which yields MRRRLLAAGSVALMLGLTACGGGSSTDDATEGPDGTATGGTLTLAPVVVAQPWDLKDAGLGNNVTYYQPVYDQLFRLSPEAETGPNLATEWEYDEALTTLTVTLREDVVFTDGTPFNAEAVAANLMHTKTGTNEAANQLKSVESVDVVDEFTAAIHLSAPDPSLVSNLGNTAGMMACPDALGTPELQTTPCGSGPYVLDEANTTVDAKYTFIRNEDYWNTEAFPFDMVVLTPLTDSTAILNALQSGQVDGALITDSKNIATVESAGLNTVQYSAGSIMGFYIWDRAGTIQPALADVRVRQAINYAFDRQAIIDTALLGLGSPHAQMFNAQTVAYDEALNDQYPYDPEKAMELLAEAGYADGFELVMPDLSAFNAGAQAAIVEQLGAVGITVTLDAAPLDTVINDMLAGKWATGFFQLDSFRPWDTIQIQLTPDALWNPFKYEDPIVTDLINEAQMATGEEQDALFLELNTYIAEQAWNAPWTEAQATYATSTRVEVVPQNFSSVPALYNYSPAS from the coding sequence ATGCGCAGACGTTTGCTGGCAGCCGGATCTGTCGCCCTCATGCTCGGCCTCACCGCCTGTGGTGGCGGCTCGAGCACCGACGACGCCACCGAGGGGCCCGACGGCACCGCGACCGGCGGCACCCTGACCCTGGCCCCCGTCGTGGTCGCCCAGCCATGGGACCTCAAGGACGCGGGCCTCGGCAACAACGTTACCTACTACCAGCCGGTCTACGACCAGCTGTTCCGCCTCTCGCCCGAGGCCGAGACCGGCCCCAACCTGGCCACCGAGTGGGAGTACGACGAGGCGCTGACCACGCTCACCGTCACCCTGCGCGAAGACGTCGTCTTCACCGACGGCACGCCTTTCAACGCCGAGGCCGTCGCCGCCAACCTCATGCACACCAAGACCGGCACCAACGAGGCTGCCAACCAGCTGAAGTCCGTCGAGAGCGTCGACGTCGTGGACGAGTTCACCGCGGCGATCCACCTGAGCGCCCCGGACCCGTCACTGGTCTCCAACCTCGGCAACACGGCCGGCATGATGGCCTGCCCGGACGCCCTCGGCACCCCCGAGCTGCAGACCACCCCGTGCGGGAGTGGCCCCTACGTCCTGGACGAGGCGAACACGACAGTCGACGCCAAGTACACGTTCATCCGCAACGAGGACTACTGGAACACCGAGGCCTTCCCGTTCGACATGGTCGTCCTGACGCCGCTGACGGACTCCACCGCCATCCTCAACGCCCTGCAGAGCGGTCAGGTGGACGGCGCGCTGATCACCGACTCGAAGAACATCGCGACGGTCGAGAGCGCCGGTCTCAACACCGTGCAGTACTCGGCCGGCTCCATCATGGGCTTCTACATCTGGGACCGCGCCGGCACGATTCAGCCTGCGCTGGCCGACGTCCGGGTACGCCAGGCGATCAACTACGCGTTCGACCGCCAGGCGATCATCGACACGGCGCTCCTGGGCCTGGGCTCGCCGCATGCCCAGATGTTCAACGCCCAGACTGTGGCGTACGACGAGGCGCTCAACGACCAGTACCCGTATGACCCGGAGAAGGCCATGGAGCTGCTCGCCGAGGCCGGCTACGCCGATGGCTTCGAGCTCGTCATGCCCGACCTGTCTGCCTTCAACGCCGGTGCGCAGGCCGCGATCGTCGAGCAGCTGGGTGCCGTCGGCATCACCGTGACCCTCGATGCCGCACCGCTGGACACGGTCATCAACGACATGCTCGCAGGCAAGTGGGCCACGGGCTTCTTCCAGCTCGACTCGTTCCGCCCGTGGGACACCATCCAGATCCAGCTCACGCCGGACGCTCTGTGGAACCCGTTCAAGTACGAGGACCCGATCGTCACCGACCTGATCAACGAGGCGCAGATGGCCACCGGTGAGGAGCAGGACGCGCTGTTCCTGGAGCTCAACACCTACATCGCCGAGCAGGCCTGGAACGCGCCGTGGACCGAGGCGCAGGCTACCTACGCCACGTCCACGCGGGTTGAGGTCGTGCCGCAGAACTTCAGCTCGGTCCCGGCTCTGTACAACTACAGCCCGGCCAGCTGA
- a CDS encoding zinc-dependent alcohol dehydrogenase family protein → MRATLMYGAGDVRVEDVPDPVLRRPTDAIVRVLVSCVCGSDLWPYASMAPVEHGSRMGHEFLGVVEDIGADVTTLKRGDVVVAPFVWSDNTCDFCRAGLQTSCRHGGHWGAGDVDGGQGEAVRVPQADGTLVKVPVGEDSELLPALLTLSDVMCTGHHAAVTAGVDARTTVTVIGDGAVGLSAVIAAKRLGAERIILMGRHEGRTALGRDLGATDVVAERGDEGVARVRDLTGGDGTHAVLECVGTRAAVETAIGVTRDGGVIGRVGAPQYTDVPMDFGTLMRNITLTGGVAPARAYIEDLLPDVLDGTIQPGRVFDRTVTLDDVAAGYQSMADRRALKVLIRR, encoded by the coding sequence GTGCGAGCGACCCTGATGTACGGCGCCGGTGACGTGCGCGTGGAGGACGTGCCCGACCCGGTGCTGCGCCGGCCGACCGACGCGATCGTGCGCGTGCTCGTCTCGTGCGTCTGCGGCAGCGACCTGTGGCCCTACGCGTCGATGGCCCCCGTCGAGCACGGAAGCCGGATGGGGCACGAGTTCCTCGGCGTCGTCGAGGACATCGGCGCCGACGTGACCACGCTGAAGCGCGGCGACGTCGTCGTCGCGCCCTTCGTGTGGTCGGACAACACCTGCGACTTCTGCCGGGCCGGCCTTCAGACCTCGTGCCGGCACGGCGGCCACTGGGGTGCGGGCGACGTCGACGGCGGCCAGGGCGAGGCCGTCCGCGTCCCGCAGGCCGACGGCACCCTCGTCAAGGTCCCGGTGGGCGAGGACTCCGAGCTCCTGCCGGCGCTGCTGACCCTCTCCGACGTGATGTGCACCGGCCATCACGCCGCTGTCACCGCCGGCGTCGACGCCAGGACCACCGTCACCGTCATCGGGGACGGCGCCGTCGGTCTGTCCGCGGTGATCGCCGCGAAGCGCTTGGGCGCCGAGCGCATCATCCTGATGGGCCGCCACGAGGGTCGAACCGCCCTCGGCCGGGACCTCGGCGCTACCGACGTGGTGGCCGAGCGCGGCGACGAGGGCGTGGCGCGCGTGCGGGACCTCACCGGCGGGGACGGCACGCACGCGGTCCTCGAGTGCGTCGGCACCCGCGCCGCGGTCGAGACGGCGATCGGTGTCACCCGCGACGGGGGCGTCATCGGCCGCGTCGGCGCACCGCAGTACACCGACGTCCCGATGGACTTCGGCACCCTCATGCGCAACATCACCCTGACCGGTGGGGTCGCGCCGGCGCGCGCGTACATCGAGGACCTCCTTCCGGACGTCCTGGACGGGACGATCCAGCCCGGGCGGGTCTTCGACCGCACCGTCACCCTGGACGACGTGGCCGCCGGGTACCAGTCGATGGCCGACCGGCGAGCGCTCAAGGTCCTCATCCGCCGCTGA
- a CDS encoding aminotransferase class I/II-fold pyridoxal phosphate-dependent enzyme — MELSDRARAAGDAIEPVTSFFLSLRAMDGQPDVVDLTFGDPHEMPLPALVNALRATIEPRAEDWFAYKSSFAPAQETIAAGLRDELGLPYEAADITMTQGAFGAIALAFHLVADAGDEVVIPEPGWFYAPMLRAADMIPVRAPLAPETFDLDVEAVARAISPRTRMVVVNSPANPTGRVYARDRLVELAAVLEAASARNGRRIWLLSDEPYRRIRFDGIRFTSPAACYPWTLIDYSYGKVLLAPGQRLGYLALSPLIPTPERTELRDAILPLQLALGWAFPDALMQYAAPALETVSIDLGELTRRRDRMVAALIGAGYTLTVPEGTFYLWGAAPGGDAVAFAAALAERGVYVLPGTVFDRPGHFRISLTATMAMLEQALPALREVAAG; from the coding sequence ATGGAGCTGTCGGACCGGGCTCGGGCGGCGGGCGATGCGATCGAGCCCGTGACGTCCTTCTTCCTCTCCTTGCGCGCGATGGACGGTCAGCCCGACGTCGTCGACCTGACGTTCGGCGACCCGCACGAGATGCCGCTCCCCGCCCTCGTGAACGCGTTGCGCGCGACCATCGAACCGCGGGCGGAGGACTGGTTCGCCTACAAGTCCAGCTTCGCGCCCGCGCAGGAGACGATCGCCGCCGGGCTCCGCGACGAGCTCGGGCTGCCCTACGAGGCCGCGGACATCACCATGACGCAAGGGGCCTTCGGTGCGATCGCGCTGGCGTTCCACCTGGTCGCCGACGCCGGCGACGAGGTGGTGATCCCGGAGCCGGGCTGGTTCTACGCCCCGATGCTCCGCGCGGCCGACATGATCCCGGTCAGGGCGCCGCTCGCCCCGGAGACCTTCGACCTGGACGTCGAGGCCGTCGCGCGTGCGATCTCACCGCGCACGCGCATGGTCGTCGTCAACTCGCCGGCGAACCCGACCGGTCGCGTCTATGCCCGCGACCGGCTGGTCGAGCTCGCGGCCGTGCTCGAGGCAGCCTCCGCGCGCAACGGCCGACGCATCTGGCTGCTGTCGGACGAGCCGTACCGGCGCATCCGCTTCGACGGCATCCGCTTCACCAGCCCCGCGGCCTGCTACCCGTGGACCCTGATCGACTACAGCTACGGCAAGGTCCTCCTCGCCCCCGGGCAACGCCTCGGCTACCTCGCGCTCTCCCCGCTGATCCCGACGCCGGAGCGCACCGAGCTGCGCGACGCGATCCTGCCGCTCCAGCTGGCCCTGGGGTGGGCATTCCCGGACGCGCTCATGCAGTACGCAGCACCGGCCCTCGAGACGGTCTCGATCGACCTCGGTGAGCTCACGCGCCGACGGGACCGGATGGTGGCGGCGCTCATCGGGGCGGGGTACACGCTCACCGTGCCCGAGGGCACGTTCTACCTCTGGGGGGCAGCACCGGGCGGCGACGCCGTGGCCTTCGCCGCCGCGCTGGCCGAGCGCGGCGTCTACGTGCTGCCCGGGACTGTCTTCGACCGGCCGGGCCACTTCCGCATCAGTCTGACGGCCACGATGGCGATGCTCGAGCAGGCGTTGCCCGCGCTCCGCGAGGTCGCTGCCGGCTGA
- a CDS encoding TIM-barrel domain-containing protein, with protein MYGSDLLVAPVLEPHATSRRVHLPAESTWTDLTSGEVLAGGRFVNVDAPRAGRARRGGG; from the coding sequence ATGTACGGCTCGGACCTGCTGGTCGCGCCGGTCCTCGAGCCGCACGCCACCTCCCGGAGGGTCCACCTGCCCGCCGAGAGCACGTGGACCGACCTGACGTCCGGTGAGGTCCTGGCCGGCGGTCGCTTCGTGAACGTCGACGCGCCTCGAGCTGGTCGGGCGCGTCGGGGCGGGGGTTGA
- a CDS encoding ABC transporter permease: protein MLMFFLRRTLSGIVLVLVAASAIFALMSLSDDAVARSIAGQTASAEQVAAKAAELGLDQPLFSRYVDWLTALLNGDLGSSWYSGQPVTTIISAKLPVTLSILLVGLLAAAVLAVLIGVAAAVKGGWVDRAVQSLAILGFAVPSFLLALVLSVTFAVNWRIFPAVGFVPMSESFSGWIMSVTLPAVALAIGAMAATAQQVRGSMLDVLGTDYVRTLRSRGLSERSLLFRHALRNAVPPALTVLGLQFIGLVGGAIVVEKVFGLYGIGTEIFSASSGGDQPVVLGITVVLVIIIVLVNLLMDVAYGVLNPKVRVA from the coding sequence ATGCTGATGTTCTTCCTCCGCCGAACCCTTTCCGGGATCGTCCTCGTTCTGGTCGCCGCATCGGCCATCTTCGCGCTCATGAGCCTGTCGGACGACGCCGTCGCCCGCTCCATCGCCGGGCAGACCGCTTCTGCGGAGCAGGTCGCCGCCAAGGCCGCCGAGTTGGGCCTGGACCAGCCCCTCTTCAGCCGCTACGTCGACTGGCTGACCGCGCTGCTGAACGGTGACCTGGGCAGCTCCTGGTACTCCGGTCAGCCGGTCACCACGATCATCTCGGCCAAGCTGCCGGTGACGCTCTCCATCCTGCTGGTCGGCCTGCTCGCCGCCGCGGTGCTGGCGGTGCTGATCGGTGTGGCCGCTGCCGTCAAGGGTGGGTGGGTCGACCGGGCCGTGCAGTCCCTCGCGATCCTTGGCTTCGCCGTCCCGTCCTTCCTGCTCGCGCTGGTGCTCTCCGTGACGTTCGCCGTGAACTGGCGGATCTTCCCCGCCGTCGGGTTCGTGCCGATGAGCGAGTCGTTCAGCGGCTGGATCATGTCGGTCACGCTGCCGGCCGTCGCGCTGGCCATCGGTGCGATGGCCGCCACCGCCCAGCAGGTCCGTGGTTCGATGCTCGACGTGCTCGGCACGGACTACGTGCGGACGCTGCGCAGCCGCGGCCTGTCGGAACGGAGCCTGCTGTTCCGCCACGCGCTGCGAAACGCCGTTCCGCCGGCCCTGACCGTGCTGGGCCTGCAGTTCATCGGCCTGGTCGGTGGTGCGATCGTCGTGGAGAAGGTCTTCGGTCTCTACGGGATCGGCACGGAGATCTTCTCCGCGTCCTCGGGCGGCGACCAGCCGGTCGTGCTCGGCATCACCGTGGTCCTGGTGATCATCATCGTGCTCGTCAACCTGCTCATGGATGTCGCATACGGCGTGCTCAACCCCAAGGTGCGTGTGGCATGA
- a CDS encoding TetR/AcrR family transcriptional regulator, with protein sequence MSEATAPRRGPYRRGIETRVRVVDTAIEVFGRRGYRGGTLQAVADGAGITPGAIVRLFGSKENLLLAVFDEWDRRQEELIGGSGERGVALLRRTEVLMAHHVTHPGLLELHVRLGAEALDPDAPAHAPIVERYARVRSALVGHVLEACAAGDLAPLDEASALHQVRELTATMDGLQLQWLLDPSMDLLATYSRYLEEWLARLGVLGRQVVDRRLVGGSTPRVLRRRRVL encoded by the coding sequence GTGTCCGAGGCGACCGCACCACGCCGCGGCCCCTACCGCAGGGGCATCGAGACCCGTGTGCGCGTGGTCGACACGGCCATCGAGGTGTTCGGCCGCCGCGGATACCGGGGTGGCACCCTGCAGGCCGTCGCAGATGGCGCCGGTATCACCCCAGGCGCCATCGTCCGGCTCTTCGGCTCGAAGGAGAACCTGCTCCTGGCGGTCTTCGACGAGTGGGACCGCCGTCAGGAGGAGCTGATCGGCGGCAGTGGTGAGCGCGGCGTGGCGCTGCTGCGGCGCACCGAGGTCCTCATGGCCCACCACGTCACCCACCCCGGCCTGCTCGAGCTCCACGTCCGCCTCGGCGCCGAGGCGCTCGACCCCGACGCGCCAGCGCACGCCCCGATCGTCGAGCGCTATGCACGTGTCCGCTCGGCCCTCGTCGGCCACGTCCTTGAGGCGTGCGCTGCCGGCGACCTCGCCCCCCTGGACGAGGCGTCGGCCCTCCATCAGGTTCGCGAGCTCACCGCGACCATGGACGGGCTCCAGCTCCAGTGGCTTCTGGACCCGTCCATGGACCTGCTCGCCACCTACTCCCGCTACCTCGAGGAATGGCTCGCCCGGCTAGGTGTACTCGGCCGTCAGGTTGTTGACAGGCGGCTGGTGGGTGGTAGTACTCCGAGGGTGCTGCGGCGACGTCGAGTGTTGTAG
- a CDS encoding LacI family DNA-binding transcriptional regulator — MAKAVTAKDVARAAGVSQATVSYVINNTPTQTISADTRARVLAAVADLGYTPSAAARALRRGTSDVVLLLLPDVPFGPVVAHVIEQLTDDLEPAGLTTVTRRMRAGSSVAALWREIRPVAVVVVGGLADHDEQDMRAAGIHVLSTMLSTSAGHVGADVPQTLIGRLQVEHLAATGHRRIGYAAPDDARVSDFYRLRLDGVRSACLDLGLDDPVVLPVHLDAAEAEVAVRAWLDRAEPVTGVCAYNDETAFAVLAGLHRAGLSAPGDLAVIGVDNIPLASLASPPLTTIDQNIDAVAAYLAAEVVHLVQGGPAPHPLTVDNVRLVIRESA, encoded by the coding sequence ATGGCGAAGGCCGTCACCGCGAAGGACGTCGCGCGCGCCGCCGGGGTCTCGCAGGCGACGGTGAGCTACGTCATCAACAACACCCCGACGCAGACGATCTCTGCCGACACCCGCGCGCGCGTGCTCGCCGCGGTCGCAGACCTCGGCTACACCCCGTCGGCCGCCGCGCGTGCGCTGCGCCGAGGGACCAGCGACGTTGTGCTCCTGCTGCTGCCGGACGTCCCCTTCGGCCCCGTCGTGGCCCACGTCATCGAGCAGCTCACCGACGACCTCGAACCCGCCGGCCTGACCACTGTGACCCGCCGGATGCGCGCGGGCTCCTCCGTCGCGGCGCTGTGGCGCGAGATCCGGCCCGTCGCGGTCGTCGTCGTCGGCGGACTCGCCGATCACGACGAGCAGGACATGCGCGCCGCCGGGATCCACGTCCTCAGCACCATGCTCTCGACGTCCGCCGGGCATGTCGGCGCCGACGTGCCCCAGACCCTCATCGGGCGGCTCCAGGTGGAGCACCTCGCAGCGACCGGCCACCGCCGGATCGGCTACGCCGCGCCCGACGACGCCCGCGTCAGCGACTTCTACCGGCTGCGCCTTGACGGCGTGCGTTCGGCGTGCCTCGACCTTGGGCTGGACGACCCCGTCGTGCTGCCGGTCCACCTCGACGCGGCCGAGGCCGAGGTCGCGGTCCGGGCCTGGCTCGACCGCGCGGAGCCCGTCACCGGGGTCTGCGCCTACAACGACGAGACGGCCTTTGCGGTGCTCGCCGGCCTCCACCGCGCAGGCCTCAGCGCCCCCGGCGACCTGGCCGTCATCGGGGTGGACAACATCCCGCTCGCGAGTCTCGCGAGCCCACCCCTGACCACGATCGACCAGAACATCGACGCCGTCGCCGCCTATCTCGCGGCTGAGGTAGTCCACCTCGTGCAGGGCGGGCCCGCGCCGCACCCGCTCACCGTCGACAACGTGCGTCTGGTGATCCGCGAGTCGGCCTGA
- a CDS encoding Gfo/Idh/MocA family protein yields MPVRIGVMSAARIVEMALLEPAAVVEGIEVVAVAARDPQRAAEYAAQHGIGRVVASYAELVEDDGVDAVYIATPASLHGPWVRRAVAAGKHVLCEKPFTANAEEAADIAAAVAGSPVVVMEAFHSAHHPLWGEVAHVLASGRIGTVQTASASLRNPNPDRTDIRWQAGLGGGVLMDMGVYPLRLLTYLFGDPTVLTASAGQVDGVDGSMTATLEFAGPVTGMLETSMFEDAVLGAELCVFGSSGEVRVHMPYHPQFGATVTVTDTDGTTTTSADPTSTYRYQLEAFRGAVLTSGPVVSGPAEAVAMMRTVDEIYAAAGMAARMPSEVRP; encoded by the coding sequence ATGCCGGTACGGATCGGTGTGATGAGTGCGGCTCGCATCGTCGAGATGGCCTTGCTGGAGCCGGCGGCGGTCGTTGAGGGGATCGAGGTCGTCGCCGTTGCCGCCCGTGACCCGCAGCGTGCCGCTGAGTACGCGGCGCAGCACGGGATCGGCCGCGTGGTCGCCAGCTATGCCGAGCTCGTCGAGGACGACGGCGTCGACGCCGTCTACATCGCAACGCCCGCGTCCCTGCACGGGCCCTGGGTCCGCAGGGCCGTCGCCGCGGGCAAGCATGTGCTGTGCGAGAAGCCCTTCACAGCGAACGCCGAGGAGGCCGCCGACATCGCCGCCGCCGTTGCCGGGAGCCCGGTCGTGGTGATGGAGGCGTTCCACTCGGCACACCACCCGCTGTGGGGCGAGGTGGCGCACGTGCTCGCCTCGGGCAGGATCGGGACCGTCCAGACGGCATCCGCGTCACTGCGCAACCCCAATCCCGACCGAACCGACATCCGGTGGCAGGCCGGTCTTGGCGGCGGAGTGCTCATGGACATGGGCGTCTACCCTCTGCGCCTGCTCACCTACCTGTTCGGCGATCCGACGGTCCTCACCGCCAGCGCCGGCCAGGTGGACGGCGTCGATGGCTCGATGACGGCCACCTTGGAGTTCGCCGGACCGGTGACGGGCATGCTGGAGACGTCGATGTTCGAGGACGCCGTCCTCGGTGCGGAGCTCTGCGTCTTCGGCTCGTCTGGTGAGGTGCGGGTGCACATGCCGTACCACCCTCAGTTCGGTGCGACTGTCACGGTCACGGACACCGACGGCACGACCACCACCAGCGCAGACCCCACGTCTACCTACCGGTATCAGCTCGAGGCCTTCCGCGGCGCCGTGCTCACCAGCGGCCCCGTCGTAAGCGGCCCGGCCGAGGCCGTTGCGATGATGCGGACCGTCGACGAGATCTACGCGGCCGCCGGCATGGCCGCGCGGATGCCGTCGGAGGTGCGGCCGTGA